The following are encoded in a window of Pseudomonadota bacterium genomic DNA:
- a CDS encoding serine hydrolase: MMLPVITFLLAAATATDQPSGLYVASYEAYRSPVSGFELKRSDSGWSGLLDGEPMVIQSETEGTIRFELPGGEAFIGTTVDGRLTGFWRRPAHDYAGQAFSTPLRFRQTGQSTWTAKPASLEEDFMIFHYFGEDEGGPFVAIRNPERNAIGASSRYRWAQEEHGSGELFVGEAENRWSRSLSYNSAKDEVVSGWAWSADSSLLRRSTEAEAARFYPRVGSFDGLSRVPELKDGWQVSSLTEAEISAAPLTTLIESIASSDPTAGRPDMIHSLLVAHKGKLVLEEYFHGYDRNDTHDLRSAAKTYAPLLAGALIHDGLELNKDTLVMPILRKRFPDLPQGDARDRITFGNLLSHQSGLACGNGQDGAPPGNEDTLWAQKENFWLFSARLPMVAEPGTRYHYCSGSIHLAAGVLAIMTGRELFELIEEKLMQPLDIPHYHWNVTPNGQAYFGGGAQLLPRDFLKMGQVVLDGGRWRGHQVLDPAWNTTSLEKTVEINPETTETTPEEFAQNYILSADGLGWHLIDIKAGERSYQSYYASGNGGQLVFVLPELELVVGMTGGQYNWGSVWNTWPHRFIGGHIIPAITESN; encoded by the coding sequence CGAGGCCTATCGCTCTCCCGTCTCTGGCTTCGAGCTCAAGCGATCGGACTCTGGCTGGTCCGGTTTACTCGATGGCGAACCCATGGTGATTCAAAGCGAGACTGAAGGAACGATTCGATTTGAACTGCCCGGTGGAGAGGCATTCATCGGCACCACCGTTGATGGAAGACTCACCGGGTTTTGGCGTCGCCCGGCGCACGACTACGCTGGGCAGGCTTTTTCCACGCCGCTTCGTTTCCGACAAACGGGTCAATCCACCTGGACTGCAAAGCCGGCTTCTCTGGAAGAGGACTTCATGATCTTCCACTACTTTGGGGAGGACGAAGGCGGGCCATTTGTCGCCATTCGAAACCCGGAGCGCAATGCGATAGGGGCCTCCAGCCGTTATCGATGGGCGCAGGAAGAGCACGGTTCCGGCGAGCTTTTTGTCGGCGAGGCTGAGAACCGCTGGTCACGAAGCCTTAGCTATAACTCCGCGAAGGACGAGGTGGTGTCTGGCTGGGCGTGGTCTGCCGACAGCTCGCTCCTGCGGCGCTCGACCGAAGCCGAGGCCGCCCGGTTTTATCCACGTGTGGGTTCGTTCGACGGCCTGTCCCGGGTTCCCGAGCTGAAAGATGGGTGGCAGGTGTCGTCGTTAACGGAAGCTGAGATCAGTGCCGCGCCGCTCACGACATTAATCGAGTCAATTGCATCCTCCGATCCCACCGCGGGGCGGCCGGATATGATCCACAGCCTGCTGGTTGCCCATAAGGGCAAGCTGGTGCTGGAGGAGTATTTCCACGGTTACGACCGCAACGACACCCACGACCTACGTTCGGCGGCAAAAACTTACGCCCCGCTGCTGGCAGGTGCGCTCATTCACGACGGACTGGAACTGAACAAAGACACCCTCGTTATGCCCATACTGAGGAAGCGGTTCCCGGACCTGCCTCAGGGTGACGCGCGCGATCGCATCACGTTCGGCAACCTGCTGTCCCATCAGAGCGGCCTTGCGTGTGGTAACGGGCAGGATGGTGCACCGCCGGGCAATGAGGACACACTGTGGGCCCAGAAAGAGAATTTCTGGTTGTTCAGTGCCCGCCTGCCGATGGTCGCTGAGCCTGGTACGCGATATCACTACTGCTCTGGCAGTATCCATCTGGCTGCCGGGGTGCTGGCGATCATGACGGGTCGTGAACTTTTTGAGCTGATTGAAGAAAAGCTCATGCAGCCGCTCGACATTCCACACTACCACTGGAACGTGACGCCCAACGGTCAGGCGTATTTCGGCGGCGGTGCCCAGCTGCTGCCCCGCGATTTTCTCAAGATGGGCCAGGTAGTATTGGACGGCGGTCGCTGGCGCGGACATCAGGTGTTGGACCCAGCGTGGAACACGACGTCATTAGAAAAAACGGTGGAGATCAATCCCGAGACCACCGAGACGACACCTGAGGAGTTTGCCCAAAATTACATCCTTTCTGCTGACGGTCTGGGCTGGCATCTGATCGACATCAAGGCGGGCGAGCGTTCTTATCAAAGCTACTATGCGAGCGGGAATGGCGGTCAGCTAGTTTTTGTTCTTCCCGAGCTGGAACTGGTTGTCGGCATGACCGGCGGGCAGTACAACTGGGGTTCGGTCTGGAACACATGGCCCCATCGGTTTATCGGAGGCCATATCATTCCGGCGATAACGGAAAGCAACTGA
- a CDS encoding cytochrome P450 encodes MRNAPTFQIDPEVFWRDPYPDLKRMRRDCPVAFVPQLGALLVTRRDDIFENEKKVEVFSSDQPEGLMQRLLGQNLMRKDGDAHAVERKAIFPSMSPRTVKGEWRQKFKGATEEMLDELVPLGRADMVKNIAKRISGEALKLITGLTEISWQEMDRVSQGMIDGCANYQGDPDIEAACNECTDTIDRHINEMIPGYRKSPDCSLISVQLQAGLPDEAVRANVKLAISGGQNEPRDVIAGLVWALLTHPDQLSLVRGGKARWQDAFEEYNRWISPIGMSPRRVAKTYELHGVTLEPEDRVFFMFGSANRDERNFDRPDVFDVTQSSSASVAFGAGPHYCAGAAASKCLISEVVVPRLFERLADLRLDGEVPFGGWAFRGPLSMPVAWKP; translated from the coding sequence ATGCGTAACGCACCGACGTTCCAAATTGATCCTGAAGTGTTCTGGCGAGACCCCTATCCGGATCTGAAACGCATGCGCAGAGATTGCCCGGTTGCGTTTGTTCCGCAACTCGGCGCCCTTCTGGTAACCCGGCGAGACGACATCTTCGAGAATGAAAAGAAGGTCGAAGTTTTCTCCTCGGATCAGCCTGAGGGTTTGATGCAGCGCCTGCTGGGCCAGAACCTGATGCGCAAGGACGGCGACGCTCATGCCGTGGAGCGAAAAGCGATTTTTCCGTCGATGAGTCCCCGTACCGTTAAGGGGGAGTGGCGACAGAAGTTTAAGGGCGCTACGGAGGAAATGCTCGATGAGCTAGTGCCGCTGGGTCGCGCGGACATGGTCAAGAACATTGCCAAGCGAATCTCCGGTGAGGCACTGAAGCTGATTACGGGCCTGACGGAAATTTCCTGGCAGGAAATGGATCGGGTGAGCCAGGGCATGATCGATGGCTGTGCCAACTACCAGGGCGATCCGGACATCGAGGCTGCGTGCAATGAATGCACGGACACTATCGACCGTCATATCAACGAAATGATCCCCGGCTACCGGAAATCCCCCGACTGTTCGCTGATATCGGTGCAGCTTCAGGCGGGTCTGCCGGACGAAGCGGTCCGGGCCAACGTGAAACTGGCCATTTCGGGTGGGCAAAATGAACCACGAGACGTGATTGCCGGTCTGGTCTGGGCGCTGCTGACCCATCCGGATCAGCTCAGCCTCGTTCGCGGCGGGAAGGCTCGTTGGCAGGATGCCTTTGAGGAATACAACCGCTGGATCTCACCGATCGGTATGTCGCCGCGGCGAGTCGCAAAGACCTACGAGCTACACGGCGTTACGCTGGAGCCGGAAGACCGGGTGTTCTTTATGTTTGGTTCGGCCAATCGGGATGAAAGAAACTTTGACAGGCCGGACGTTTTCGACGTGACGCAGAGCTCATCAGCATCCGTTGCCTTTGGTGCCGGCCCTCACTATTGCGCTGGAGCCGCTGCATCGAAGTGTCTGATCTCCGAGGTGGTAGTGCCACGCTTGTTCGAACGTCTCGCCGATCTGCGGCTCGATGGAGAAGTGCCGTTTGGTGGCTGGGCGTTTCGAGGCCCGCTTTCCATGCCGGTCGCCTGGAAACCTTAA